The genomic DNA GGTGCCGTGATACAGGCCTGTCGTATCGCCCAGACCGACGGTGTTGGCCGTGGCAAAGATGCGGAAGTAGGGGTGGGGTTCGATGACCTGGTTCTGGTCCAGCAACGTCAGCTTGCCGTCCACTTCGAGAACCCGCTGGATCACGAACATCACATCGGCGCGGCCGGCGTCGTATTCATCGAACACGATCGCGGTCGGGTTGCGCAGCGCCCACGGCAGGATGCCTTCCTGAAAATCGGTGACCTGTTTGCCGTCGCGCAGTTTGATCGCGTCCTTGCCGATCAGGTCGATCCGGCTGATGTGGCTGTCGAGGTTCACACGCACGGCGGGCCAGTTCAGGCGGCTTGCCACCTGTTCGATGTGGGTCGATTTGCCTGTCCCGTGGTAGCCCTGCACCATAACGCGGCGGTTGTGGCTGAATCCGGCGAGGATGGCGAGCGTGGTATCGGGATCGAACTTGTAGGTATTGTCCAGCTCGGGCACGCGTTCGGTGCGCTCCGCGAAGCCTTTGACCATCATGTCCGTGTCGATGCCAAAGACGTCGCGCACCGAAATGTCTTCGGTCGGTTTCGCGTTCAAGTCCAGTGCGCCGTCAGCCATCTCTATCATCCCATTTTTTGGCCCCGCCTGCGGGGTGTCACTGCATTGCGGATGCAACATATATCGTGCGGGTGCAAGGGGAAGGGGCAATTTGTACCGGCGGGTAAGGCCAGTTGCGTGGCGCGTGTGGGGCGAGCTGCACAAACGCTGCACGAAACACCGCGATCATCTGCGCGGTCGGGGTGTCAGACAGGTCCTGTCATATCAAACATGAGGATCCCGTCAGATGCCAATCACACGACTTGCCAACGAACCCCGTCTCTATTTCGCGGCCGCCGCTGCGGTAACCGGCCTTATCGTGTCAGTGGCGATGGTCACGGTGGGCGGCCCATCGGCCAAGTATCTGCCGGCGGGGTGGGTGCATGCCATGGCCATACCGGGGGCCGGGGTGGCGGCGCTGCTGTGTGCGGATGCGTTCGGTCACGCCCGCGGGTGGGGCTGGGCGGTCGCGTTTCTGGGCGGCGCGCTGATGACGGTGCTGGGGGGCGCGGTCGGTGCGGGATTGCTGGGGATGGGGTATGGCCAATTCCATGGCTGGGGGCTTGGCGTTGTTGCGATCATCGATGCGTCGATGAGCGGGGCTGCGGTCGGCATCTGGGCCGTGCTGATGGCGCTGCTGCATCTGGGGGCACGAAAAATGCGCGAAGGCTGGATGCCCCCGCGCATGAACTGGCCGTTCCCGCTGCGCTAGAGCGCGCGCGGATCAGTCCTTGAAATTGCGGCTTATCTTGAGCTGGTCCCACGCCCAGACGACCTGCTGCAACTGTTCTTCCTGACTGCGGTCGCCGCCGTTCATGTCGGGGTGCAGTACCTTGATCAGCCCTTTGTAGACCTTGCGCAATTCCGGTTTGGTCAGGTTGTCCTTGGCGTCCAGTATCTCCAGCGCGCGTCGTTCGGTGGCGGGCAGGCGACGGCCTGCCTGCGGCCCCTTGCCGGGATTGCGGGTGGCGTTGGCGCCGAGCACCTGATGCGGATCCTCGATGCCCAGACGCGCCCACGCGCGCTGCTCGGGGTCGCCCATCGGTTTGGTGGGACGTTCCCACACTTTACCCTCCGACAGTTTGGCGTTCATCTCGGCTTCGGTCGTGCCGTCAAAGAAGTTCCACTTGGTGTTGTACTCGCGCACGTGCTGCTGGCAGAACCAGAAGTAGTCGTCGAGCACATCGGGCGCTTTGGGGGCGCGGAACTTGCCCGGCTCGTCGCAGCCGTCGTGATCGCAGATGCGCACAGATGTCTCGGACGCCCCGGACATGCCACGGCGGCCGCGCGGGTTTTTCTTCTTCGCGGAAGAGACCGACATATCAAAACCGAAGGGATCGTTCTTTTGCATGGTGTTGCACCTTTCCGACTCAGGCCGCTCAGTCTAAACCTTGGGGCGTCAGAGGGAAGGGGGCGGTGCAAAAAAATCCGCCCCATTGGAGGGATCATGCCGGTCGCAGACGAGATTGAAACAGCCCTGCGCGGTGCCTTTACGGTGTCGCGGCTGACCGTCGAGGACGTCAGCGAAGCGCATCGTGGCCATGCAGGCTTTCGCGAGGGCGGCGAGACGCATTTCGACGTGGCAATCACGGCGCCGGAATTCGACGGGTTGAACCGTGTGGCAAAACACCGCGCCGTCCACGCGGCGCTGGGGGCCGATCTGATTGCGCGCATTCACGCGCTGTCGCTGGATATCGCGCCCTAGGGCGGTCAGTCGTCCTTGAACGCGGGTTTGGCGGGCGATGTATCCCCCGCGCCATCGTCGCTTGTGTCTGTGTCATCCGCCTTCGCCGCGGTTTCCGTGGTGCCGGACACGAGGCTGCGGGCGCGGGCCAATACGTTCAAGGACGATCCGATGCGGCTGTCGCTCTGGGTGTCCTCGACCCCGTTGTCGGGCAGGGGGTCACCGTTGATGAGCGCTTCTTTCACAGCGTCGGAGGGGGGCGGAATCTCGTCATCGTCAAACGCGACCTCATCGAGCGGATCGGGCGCCGGCAGAAGCTCGGGCTGGAACTCTTCCACGTCACCGGTGCGGGGCCGGCGAAACACCAGAACGTTGCGCCATTCGGTGGTGGTCGAGGCAAGCCCGCTGCGTTCAATGGACGGCAGCGTTTCGGCGCGCAGATATTCCCATCCGTAGCCGCCAAGCCCGTTCATCAATTCCTGCAGGGCGTTCGAAAACCGCGCCTCCGGACCGCGTACACCTTTGCCCTTGAGCCCTTTTTGGGGGGCGGGCACGACTTTATATTCATAGCGCGGCATGACGTTTTGGTCCCTGGATCCTGTTTGCCGCGTTGTAGCCTGCGGTCCGCAGAAAGGAAACCGTGCTGCGGTTGTATCGTGCCTGTTGTGTCAGGGCGTGGCGGCAGGGCGGCGGGGGATACCGATCGTGCGGCCCGCACGCGCGGGGCGGGGCAGCACGCTGTGGGCCTCTTGCATCATCGCCAGCCGCGTCGAGACATCCTCGGGCATCGGAGCCACGCGCGGTGTATCGCCCGATTGATCCACATGCAGCGTCAGCGCCTCGCCCGTCGCGGCAAGCCAGCCGTCTTCGTGGAAGAGTTCCTGATAGCTGTGAAAGCGTTTTGCATCGTGATCGAGCAGGTGGAAGCTGGCCCAGACGCGATCGCCTTCGTGCAATTCGCGCACATAGCAGACGTGGAATTCCGCCACATAGGTCGTGCAGCCGGTGCGGTCGCGATAGTCGGGCCCGAAGCCCAGCGAGGGATAGACCTGATCGGCGCATTGATCCATCAGGACGGAGTAATACGCCATATTCAGGTGGCCGTTGAAGTCGATCCAGTCGGGCAGAACCTGCATCGGGGCGGATTTGAAGGGGAGAGTGTCATGCATGGCCGGACGCTAGCACGGCACCGGGCAAGGGGCGAGAGGTCAGGGCGCGGGATTGCGCGTGGTTATACGATGACGCGGACGCGCGGGCAGGGCGCGGATTGCGCGCACGATCTGTCGGCGCGCCCAGCCCCAATCGGTGCCGTGCACTTCGTAGAAAGTGTCTTCGGCCTGTTGTGCCGTGCTGCGGCGGGCGCGGGGGAAGGGCGTGGGTGTGCTCATATTCGGTGTGCGGGGCTGCATGGATGATCCTTTCGAGCTGGCGGGGTGTCGCAGCTAGGAATAGGGGGGATGCATGTGCTATGGAATGATCAGGATTGAAGGGATCGTTTCATGAATGAAAAGGCTGAGCAGCATACGACGCCCGACTGGAGCGATTTGCAGCTTTTCGTGCATGTCGCCCGCGAAGGGGGACTGTCACCTGCCGCGCGCGCCACGGGGCGCAGTGCGGCCACGCTGGGGCGGCGGATGCTGGCGCTCGAGCAGGCGCTGGGGGTGGAGCTGTTTGTGCGGCACGACCGCGGCTATGCCTTGACCGCGCAGGGGCGGGCATTGCGGGCGGAGCTGGACGAGGTCGAGGCGCGACTGACGCGGGTGGCGTCCTTGCGCCCTTCGGCTGGGTTGCCCCTCGTGAAGGTCTCGGCAGGCAGTTGGACAACGCTCGCGCTGATGCCGCATCTGGCGGCGCTGACGGGAACGCCAGCCGACCTGCGGTTGCGGTTCATCGCCGACGAACACATCGCGAATATCCCGCACCGCGAAGTTGCCGTGGGCTTTCGCAACAAACGGCCTAATGAAGAGGGGTTGGCGGGCCGAAGGCTACAGCGGATCGACTTTGCGCCCTATGCGGCGCCGGGCGCGCCGGATCGATGGATCAAGGTCATGGCGGACACGCCTTCGGCGCGCTGGCTGGACCGGGAAATCGGCGACGATGCCATTTGCGAAGTCAGCGCGCCGCGCAACAGCCTCGATCTGGCGCGGGCGGGTATCGGGATTGCGCTGTTGCCACGGTTTATCGGGGATCGGGAAGAAGGGCTGGAGATGCGCGGTGCCCCGATCGACCAGCTGAGCCATGACCAGTGGATCGTGACGCATCAGGACGACCGCCATTTGCCGCACGTGCGGCGGGCCATCGACAGGCTGTGTGCCGTATTGGGCGGGTAGGGCTGCGCGCGCTACCCGCCGACGGTGGAATTATCCCCTGAGTTTCGCGGCGACCAGCTGGTTGACCGCTTTGGGGTTCGCCTTGCCACCCGTGGCTTTCATCACCTGACCCACGAACCAGCCCGCCAGTTTGGGGTTCTCGCGGGCCTTTGCGACCTGATCGGGATTGGCGGCGATGATCTCATCCACCGCAGCTTCGATCGCACCGGTGTCGGTGACCTGTTTCATGCCGCGTTCTTCGACGATGACGGCAGGGTCGCCGCCCTCGGTATAGACGATTTCGAACAGATCCTTGGCGATCTTGCCGGAAATCGCGTCAGAGGCAATCAGGTCAATGACCCCGCCTAACTGGTCCGGGGTCACCGGGCTGTCGGTGATCGATTTCTCGTCTTTCTTCAGCCGGCCGAAGAGTTCGTTGATGACCCAGTTCGCAGCCATCTTGCCATCGCGCCCTTGGGCGACCGCCTCGAAGTATGCCGCCGAATCCAGATCGGCCGTGAGCACGCTGGCGTCATAGTCGGAAAGACCAAAGTCATTGATGAAGCGCGATTTCTTGGCGTCGGGCAATTCGGGCAGGGATGCGGCGATGTCATCGACCCATGACTGTTCGATTTCCAGCGGCAACAGGTCGGGATCGGGGAAATAGCGGTAATCATGCGCTTCTTCCTTAGACCGCATGGAGCGGGTTTCCTGTTTGTCGGGATCGAACAGGCGCGTTTCCTGCACCACTTCGCCGCCCGCCTCGACAATGGCGATCTGGCGTTTGGCCTCGACGTCGATGGCCTGCTGGATAAAGCGCATGGAGTTCATGTTCTTAATCTCGCAGCGGGTGCCGAGATGGCTGAAATCACCCGTTCCCTGGAATTTTTCGTATGCGCCCGGCTGGCAGATGGAGACGTTGACATCCGCCCGCATGGCACCCGACTGCATGTCACCGTTGCAGGTGCCGAGATAGCGCATGATCTGGCGCAGTTTCGCCAGATATGCGGCGGCCTCTTCGGGGCCGCGAATGTCGGGTCGGCTGACGATTTCCATCAGGGCCACGCCCGTGCGGTTGAGGTCGACAAAGGACATATTGGGGTCCATGTCGTGAATGGATTTGCCTGCATCCTGTTCGAGGTGGATGCGTTCGATGCGCACCAGACGGGCCGTGCCGTCACCCATTTCAACCAGCACTTCGCCTTCGCCCACGATGGGGTGGTACAGCTGGCTGATCTGGTAGCCCTGCGGCAGATCGGGGTAGAAATAGTTCTTGCGGTCGAAGGCGGACATCAGGTTGATCTGCGCCTTCAGGCCCAACCCTGTGCGCACGGCCTGTTCGACGCAGTATTCGTTGATGGTGGGCAGCATGCCGGGCATCGCGGCGTCCACGAAGGCCACATTCGCGTTCGGCTCGGCGCCGAACTGGGTGGAGGCCGCAGAGAAAAGTTTGGCGTTCGACTGCACCTGCGCGTGCACTTCCATGCCGATGACCAGCTCCCAGTCCTGCTTGGCCCCAGCGATCGTGCGGATTTTCGGTGTTTCGTATGTCAGATCAAGCATGGGTCACCTTGGCGGATGGTTGTGCGTCAGCGCAGGGTTTAGCGGGGCGCAGGCGGTGCTGCAAGGGCCAGCACGGCAGCGCCGGCCATTCGGTGTGCTGGTTACACTTTGGAAAGAACTGTCGTGTAGGACGGCAGGGCATTTGATGGGGCACAGACCGCGAGGTCGTGCAATTTGACGTGGTGCCGTGTTCGCGCAAACGATGTCGGCTGGTGGAGGCAGCTTTGTGAGACAGATGATTGGCCGGTTCTTGCGCAGGGGTCTCAAGCCGTTCGGCTTTGAACTGATCACCCGCGACGACATGCAAAACCAGCTTCTGGTCGAGCATGAGCTGAAGGCGTTCCATACCCATTCCATCGTCAGCGTCGCCGATCACGAGGGCCGTATTCTCGATGTGAACGATCTGTTTGTCGAAACGCTCGGCTATTGCGCCGAGGAGATGCGCGGGCGCTGTATTTCGGATTTCTATTCCGAAGGCGATGCCGCACTTTTCGGCGAAATTCATGCCACACTGCTGAGCGGGCGATCGTGGCGTGGCCAGCAGCGGTTGAGGTGCAAGGACGGCAATATCATCTGGGTGCATGCAACGCTCTATCCGCTGTTCGACGCCTACGGCAACCACGTCAAAAGCGTGTCTGTCAGGACCGATATCACGGCCACGAAGCAGTCGCAGCACGAGCGCGAAATGCAGCAGGCCATGAACCTGTTTCAGGACGAGCTGTTCATGTTCACCACCGATACTTTGCGTTATACCTACATGAACGAGGCGGCCAAGCGGCGGTGGGGCTGGTCGGATACCGACTACATCGACAAGACGCTGCAATTGTCCAACCCGTCCTTTGACCGCGATACGTTTCTTGCGCGTGCGGCGCCGCTGCTTGCCGGTGAGGTCGAGGAAATATGCTATACTTCCGAGATCTACGATGATCCCTACGAGGTGAAGTTGCAGCTGATGACGACGGCCAGCGGCAAACGCCGCTTTGTGTCGGTCGAGCGCAATATCACCGACCAGCTTGCGCTCGAAAAGGCGAAGAACGAATTCACCGCGACCGTAACGCATGAGTTGCGGTCTCCTCTGACGTCGATCAAGGGCGGCATCGGTCTCGTGCTGTCGGGCGCTGCGGGCGACGTGCCGGACAAGGTCAAGGAATTGCTGGAGATTTCGCATCGCAACGCGGACCGATTGGTCCTGATTGTCAATGACATGCTGGATCTGGAGAAGATCGCGGCCGGCCAGATGAGCTTTCAAATGCAAGACTATGACGCGGCACATCTTTTTTCCGAAGCGGAGCATGCGAATGCCGGATATCTGGAACAGTTCGATGTCACGTTGCAGGTCGATTGTGCGCCGCAAGCGCGTTCGATTACCTGCGATCCCAACCGGATGTTGCAGGTGTTGACGAACCTGTTGACCAATGCCGCCAAGTTTTCAAAGCCAGGCGGGAATATCCGGCTCGCGCTGGAGCAGACGCCGGAAGAGGACGTGGTCATTGTAGAGGACTTTGGTCAGGGCATCCCCGCCGAGGCGCAGGCGTCGATTTTCGAGCGGTTCACGCAAGCCAAGGGCGCACAGACGAAGCGTGTGCGCGGCACGGGTCTGGGGCTGAGCATCGTTAAGGCGATTGTCGAAATGCACGACGGGCGTGTGGATATGTGCAGTATCGAAGGCGAAGGCACGACCTTTCGCATCTATCTGCCCCGCCGCGCGATCGTCGAGGGGCAGGCCCCCCAACAACTGCGCGCCTAGACGGCGAAACGTTGGCGATCAGGCCGCCATCGCGATCGGGCCTTTTTCGGTAAAGACGATCCTTTTGCCGTTCTCGATCTCTGTCTGGAACAACCCCGCGATGATGCGCATGGCGTCTTCCTGACCCGAATTGGCAAAGCGGCTGGGAGAGCTGACCCTGAGATTGTTGGCAAACCCTTCGGCGGCATGGGCCCAGATCATCGGATGCAGTTCTGTCAGGTGCTCGCGGACGATCCAGTTTGCACAGTCCGCAATCTGCACGCGCACGTAATCGGCGGAATCGTTGCCGGAACAGGCGTGCCCCATCGTATTCGCACAGTAGGCAGCCAGCAGATTCGCGGTATGCGGATCGCGCCGCCGCTTGAGAATGTCGTGCAAGCCTTCGACGAAAAAGGGCAGATCAAGACGGGCGCAGGCTTCATCATCGGCGGAAATGGCGTCGAACATGACCCAGGCATATCCCCCCGCGCCCCAGATCGAGCGGGTGCGCACCGCCGTGCGGCGCGCTTCGAGTTCCAGGCCCTGGTAACTGCCGTGCCAGCGCGGCAGCATGTGTGTGCCAAGTGCGCGAAAAGGCCCGGTGTTATGGGGGTTCAGGTCGATCAGCGTCTCGTACCGGTCGGCGATGATGCGCTGGGTTTCGCTGCCGCTGCCCAGCAGCCCGCAAATCGTACCCGCCACCAGCGGCGACGTCGCCGCATGCCGCGTGACGGTGGCGAGAATATCGCGGGCCCGTTCGAAGTGGGCCTCGAACGCCTCGCGATTGCGCCGGGCAATCTCGACATCCCATCCGATGCCGCGCCACGCCCACGCCATATCCATATGGGCCTGCGCCACGATGCAGGAAATGACGTGGTCGGCGGGATGTTCCGCCAGCACATATTCGAGCGCCTCGATGCCCCTCATGAGGGGGGCGTCGTGCTCGGGTTCGCGGTCCAGCAACGCATGTTCCGCTGCCAGCACCACATCCGCACGCGCCCCGAAGGCCATCAATTCGGCCACGGCCATACCACCGGGTGTCATTTCCCGCTCGGCGTCCTTTTCGACAATCAGTTTTGACAGGGCCGTCCAGTTTTCCTGCCGCACCAAGCGCAGCGCGCGGTTCTGGTGGGCATCGCGTGTGCGTTCTTCGGCGGTGGGATCGGGGCAGGGGATCGACAGCATCTGGGGCGCGAGAAATGCGGCTTTGTCACGGATTTCGGACCGGGAAAAGGGGCTGCGCGATGACGCTTCGGGAGATGTCGACCGGGCCTTGAAGAGCGAGAATATGGACGGCATGGAGGCTCCCTT from Sulfitobacter sp. S190 includes the following:
- a CDS encoding LysR family transcriptional regulator, with translation MNEKAEQHTTPDWSDLQLFVHVAREGGLSPAARATGRSAATLGRRMLALEQALGVELFVRHDRGYALTAQGRALRAELDEVEARLTRVASLRPSAGLPLVKVSAGSWTTLALMPHLAALTGTPADLRLRFIADEHIANIPHREVAVGFRNKRPNEEGLAGRRLQRIDFAPYAAPGAPDRWIKVMADTPSARWLDREIGDDAICEVSAPRNSLDLARAGIGIALLPRFIGDREEGLEMRGAPIDQLSHDQWIVTHQDDRHLPHVRRAIDRLCAVLGG
- a CDS encoding J domain-containing protein — encoded protein: MQKNDPFGFDMSVSSAKKKNPRGRRGMSGASETSVRICDHDGCDEPGKFRAPKAPDVLDDYFWFCQQHVREYNTKWNFFDGTTEAEMNAKLSEGKVWERPTKPMGDPEQRAWARLGIEDPHQVLGANATRNPGKGPQAGRRLPATERRALEILDAKDNLTKPELRKVYKGLIKVLHPDMNGGDRSQEEQLQQVVWAWDQLKISRNFKD
- the cobS gene encoding cobaltochelatase subunit CobS, whose amino-acid sequence is MADGALDLNAKPTEDISVRDVFGIDTDMMVKGFAERTERVPELDNTYKFDPDTTLAILAGFSHNRRVMVQGYHGTGKSTHIEQVASRLNWPAVRVNLDSHISRIDLIGKDAIKLRDGKQVTDFQEGILPWALRNPTAIVFDEYDAGRADVMFVIQRVLEVDGKLTLLDQNQVIEPHPYFRIFATANTVGLGDTTGLYHGTQQINQGQMDRWSLVSTLNYLSIDAESAIVLSKNPHYNTAEGRKTVKQMVTVADLTRTAFMNGDLSTVMSPRTVIAWAQNAEIFKNVGYAFRLSFLNKCDELERQTVAEFYQRLFDEELPESAASVSLG
- a CDS encoding ATP-binding protein translates to MIGRFLRRGLKPFGFELITRDDMQNQLLVEHELKAFHTHSIVSVADHEGRILDVNDLFVETLGYCAEEMRGRCISDFYSEGDAALFGEIHATLLSGRSWRGQQRLRCKDGNIIWVHATLYPLFDAYGNHVKSVSVRTDITATKQSQHEREMQQAMNLFQDELFMFTTDTLRYTYMNEAAKRRWGWSDTDYIDKTLQLSNPSFDRDTFLARAAPLLAGEVEEICYTSEIYDDPYEVKLQLMTTASGKRRFVSVERNITDQLALEKAKNEFTATVTHELRSPLTSIKGGIGLVLSGAAGDVPDKVKELLEISHRNADRLVLIVNDMLDLEKIAAGQMSFQMQDYDAAHLFSEAEHANAGYLEQFDVTLQVDCAPQARSITCDPNRMLQVLTNLLTNAAKFSKPGGNIRLALEQTPEEDVVIVEDFGQGIPAEAQASIFERFTQAKGAQTKRVRGTGLGLSIVKAIVEMHDGRVDMCSIEGEGTTFRIYLPRRAIVEGQAPQQLRA
- a CDS encoding DUF4177 domain-containing protein, coding for MPRYEYKVVPAPQKGLKGKGVRGPEARFSNALQELMNGLGGYGWEYLRAETLPSIERSGLASTTTEWRNVLVFRRPRTGDVEEFQPELLPAPDPLDEVAFDDDEIPPPSDAVKEALINGDPLPDNGVEDTQSDSRIGSSLNVLARARSLVSGTTETAAKADDTDTSDDGAGDTSPAKPAFKDD
- a CDS encoding thioesterase family protein → MHDTLPFKSAPMQVLPDWIDFNGHLNMAYYSVLMDQCADQVYPSLGFGPDYRDRTGCTTYVAEFHVCYVRELHEGDRVWASFHLLDHDAKRFHSYQELFHEDGWLAATGEALTLHVDQSGDTPRVAPMPEDVSTRLAMMQEAHSVLPRPARAGRTIGIPRRPAATP
- a CDS encoding BolA family transcriptional regulator, whose amino-acid sequence is MPVADEIETALRGAFTVSRLTVEDVSEAHRGHAGFREGGETHFDVAITAPEFDGLNRVAKHRAVHAALGADLIARIHALSLDIAP
- the gatB gene encoding Asp-tRNA(Asn)/Glu-tRNA(Gln) amidotransferase subunit GatB: MLDLTYETPKIRTIAGAKQDWELVIGMEVHAQVQSNAKLFSAASTQFGAEPNANVAFVDAAMPGMLPTINEYCVEQAVRTGLGLKAQINLMSAFDRKNYFYPDLPQGYQISQLYHPIVGEGEVLVEMGDGTARLVRIERIHLEQDAGKSIHDMDPNMSFVDLNRTGVALMEIVSRPDIRGPEEAAAYLAKLRQIMRYLGTCNGDMQSGAMRADVNVSICQPGAYEKFQGTGDFSHLGTRCEIKNMNSMRFIQQAIDVEAKRQIAIVEAGGEVVQETRLFDPDKQETRSMRSKEEAHDYRYFPDPDLLPLEIEQSWVDDIAASLPELPDAKKSRFINDFGLSDYDASVLTADLDSAAYFEAVAQGRDGKMAANWVINELFGRLKKDEKSITDSPVTPDQLGGVIDLIASDAISGKIAKDLFEIVYTEGGDPAVIVEERGMKQVTDTGAIEAAVDEIIAANPDQVAKARENPKLAGWFVGQVMKATGGKANPKAVNQLVAAKLRG